The genomic segment GTCCATGTTGCAGAGCCGCACCGCACCGGACATCGTCAATCTCGACATCGAAGACGCGCTGCTGTACTCGCGCGGCGGATTGCTGGCGCCGATCAACCCATTGACTGCGGTCCTGCCTGACGCATGGCGTGTGCGGCCGGACGGCAAGAACGATTTTTTCGTGCCCAACGGCATCAAGTTCACCTACTCGTGGTATCGCGCCGACCTGTTCGAGAAAGCCGGGTTGCAGCCCCCAAAGACTTGGGATGAGTACGAGAGGGCGGCGGCCAAGCTCACGGGCAGCGGCCAGTACGGCTGCATCATCAACAGCAACACCAGTGGCGATAACCCGGTCAGCGCGTTGTACAGCTATGCCATGTCCAATGGCGTGACCTTCTTCGATGACGAAGGCAACCTCTTGTTCGACCAGGGCGAGAACCGCAAACGCTTGGTGGAAACGCTTGCCTTCCTGCAGCGCATGTCCAAGTACTCGCCGAGCACTACCAACTTCGCTTGGGCAGATGTGATGAATTCGTATGCATCGGGCAGGATCGCGATGGCCGACTACATTGGCGCGCGCTTCTTCGCGGTGGTATCGCAGAACAACGCCGAGATTGCGAAGGTCACCAAGCCCTTTGTCCAGCCTTACGGCATGGCTGCGGCCAATCGCCTGTCTGCCGAGGGCTACATGGTTTTCAAAGATTCGCAGAATGTCGAGTCGGCCAAGGCCATCATCCACTACCTGCGCGAGGGTCAGCGCTATTACGAGTTTCTTTGGTCCATTCCGATGCATGTATTGCCGGTGGCCAAGAAGGATTTCGAAGGTCCTTACCAAGCCAATGAATACGTCAAAAGCAAGCCCGAAATTTCCCGGGTCATTTCCGAGGCATGGGACGGTTCGCGCAACCCGGTGTTCGACCTCACGGGCAAGAAACCCGCTTGGCAGCGCGCCAAGGTCTATACCAGCACGATCTACAACAAGATGCTGGCCAATGTGATTCAGGGCGGCATCGCGCCGGACGCGGCTGTGACCGACGCGGCGCAAGCAGCCCGCGCCCTGCTCAAGTTCGCCTGAACAGGGCCGACATGCGCAGCCGACGCGCCAGGAGCGAGGGGAACTCCCGCCTGGATTTCATCAGCGTGTCCTTCACGCTCGTGGTCTTGGTCTTCATCGTGGTCATGATCATCCCGGTGGCTTGGGCGATTTTGCTGGGCTTCACGCACAGCGGTCCGTTTCAGGCCGGCACGACCTACGCGGGGCTGGACAACTACCGCGCCGTGCTGGCCGATCCGGCGTTCTGGCGCGCGCTGGGCATAGGTGCCAGCTATGCAATGCTTACCACCGCGTTGGAAATGGTGTTGGGCGTGGGCATCGCCATCTTGCTGTTCAAGTCGGGCCAACCGATCTTCACCAGCCTCGCGCTACTGCCCTACATGATTCCGACGGTCACCACGGCGCTGGTTTGGCACTGGATGACCAACAACCTCTACGGCATCGTCAATCATCTGCTGCTCCAAAGCGGGTTGGCCGACATGCCGGTTGATTTCGCAGGGCACGGCGCCTGGGCTTTCGGCCTTGTCACGGTGGCCAGCGTCTGGCAGTTCACGCCCTTCGTGATTCTGGTGACCTTATCAAACCTCGGCACGATCGAGCGCAGCGTCCATGAAGCCGCATACATTGACGGGGCCAACTGGTGGCAGCAGGTAGCGCGCATCACGCTGCCCATCATCCGCACCTCGATCTTGTTGATATTGCTGTTGCGCGGCATCTGGATGTTCAACCGATTCGACGTGATCTGGCTCTTGACGGCCGGCGGGCCGCTCGGAGCCACGAGCACATTGCCGATTTACGCTTACGAGCGCGCCTTTGGCGACAACAGCTATGGACCAGCGGGCGCCACCTCGACCATCATCTTCGGCATTTTACTGGTGCTGGGTATCGTCTATATGCGCCTGTTCCAGCCCGACAAGGAGGTCGCCCGTGGCTAAGAAGATAACGCTGGCCCGGGCCGCGCCGACGACACTGCTGGTACTCTGGCTGATCCCCACGCTGTTCCCGTTTTACTGGATGCTGAAGTCGGCCCTGGGCCACGCGCAGGACGTGTACAAACCGTCGCTCGGCATACAAAACGCATCACTCGATAATTTCGTCAGCCTTCTATCGAGCACCCACTTCCTTGCCAACGCGACCAACAGCCTGAAGGTCGCGCTGGCCGCCGCATGCGTGGTGATGGCGTGCAGCGCGTTGGGCGGCTACGCGCTGGCGCGCATGCGTTTCAAACACAAGACACTGCTCGCGCAGGTGGTCCTGTTCTCCTACATGTTCCCGGAAATCTTGCTGGGCATCCCGTTTTTTGCGATGTTCCAGAAGATCGGACTGCTCAACTCGCTGTCCGGGTTGGCCTTGGCGCATGTCACGCTGAGTCTACCGTTCGGTCTGTGGTTGATGTGGCAGTTCTATCAGTCGTTGCCGATGTCATATGAAGAAGCCGCGCAGATCGACGGCGCGAGCAAGTTCCAGACCTTTTATCGCATCATGCTGCCGCTTTCAATTCCGGCGCTGGCTGCAGTATTCATTTTTGGCTTTGCGGCTTCGTGGAACGACTATGTCCTGGGCCTCATGCTGATCCGCGACGACCAGATGTTCACGCTACCGATCGCCATGAGCCTGTTCGTGCAGCAGATGGATTTGAACTGGGCGCTCATCCAGGCTGCCAACGTGCTTTTGGCACTGCCTGGGCTGCTGCTTGTGTTGTTCGGTCAAAAGTACCTCGTGCGTGGCTTGCAGACCAGCGGTCTGGCGAACTGAGCGGCACTGCGGTTTTGCTGATTGACGCTGGAGATTTTTATGCGTTCCGTAGAAACTGATTACGTAGTCATCGGCGCCGGTTCAGCCGGCTGCGTACTTGCCAACCGTTTGTCGGCCGACCCGGTCAATCATGTCGTCGTGCTTGAGGCCGGGGGCGTGGACCGCAACATCTGGATCCACATACCCATCGGCTACGGAAAGACTTTCTTCGACAAAGAGATCAACTGGATGTTCAAGACCGAGCCCGAGCCGGCCTTGGGTGGGCGCGCCATCGATCAGCCACGCGGCCGTGTGCTTGGTGGATCCAGTTCCATCAACGGCCTGCTCTACGTGCGCGGCCAAGCTCAGGACTACGACGGATGGGCCGCGTTGGGCAACTTTGGCTGGGGTTTTCCGGACGTGCTGCCGTTCTTCAAGCGCGCCGAAGATCAACAGCGCGGTGCCGATGCCTGGCATGGGGTTGGTGGCCCGTTGTCCGTGAGCGATCTGCCCGAGCCTCATCCGATCGCAGATGCCTTCATCGCTTCTGCGGAGGCCAACGGCGTGCCACGCAATCCGGATTTCAATGGGAGCAGGCAAGAAGGCGTGGGCTACTTTCAGGCGACGGCGCGGCGTGGCCTGCGCAGGAGCACGGCGCGAGCGTATCTGCATCCGGTGATGACGCGCTCCAACCTGCAGGTACAGACCGGCGCGCAGGTCGGCCGCATTCTGCTGGAAGGTGCCGGCGATGCATTGCGTGCCGTCGGCGTGGCCTATGTCAAGGACGGGCGCGAACAGCGCGTGATGGCAAGGCGGGAAGTAATTCTGTCGGGCGGTGCGATCCAATCACCGCAGATTCTGCAACTGTCTGGCGTCGGTCCGGCCGCGCTGCTGCGCCAACACCGGATTGCTGTAGTGCGCGACCTGCCCGGCGTCGGCGCAAACCTGCAAGACCACATGCAGGGACGCTTGATCTATCAGACCCATGCGCCGATCACGCTCAACGACGACATGATGGGCATCGCCGGACGCATCCGGATCGGGCTGCGCTACATGTTGCAGCGCAAGGGCCCGTTGGGTTGGTGGGCGGGGGTGGCAGGCGGCTTTGCGCGCACCCGCCCGGATCTGGACCGTCCCGACATCCAGTTCCATCTCTACCCTTTTAGCACCGACCGCAAAGACAAGCCTGCGCTGCACAGGTTCTCGGCCTTCACGCTCACCGTATGCCAACTGCGACCGTACTCGCGCGGCTCAGTTCATATCCAGAGCGCAAATCCGCTACAGGCGCCGGCAATCCGGATGAACTACCTCAGCGACCCGCGCGACATCGAGGTGCTGACCAGCGGGCTCGTGCTGGCCCGCCAGATCGCAAGCACCGCACCACTGGCCGGCCTCATCAAGACCGAGCGCAGCCCGGGCATTGAGGTGACGTCACGTGCCGGCTTGCACAAGTTTCTTCGGGAAAAGGGGATGTCGGTGTACCACCCGGTCGGGACCTGCCGCATGGGCGCGTCGGCCGACTGTGTGGTGGACGAGCGGCTGCGCGTGCATGGCATCTCGGGCCTGCGCGTGTCTGATGCGTCCATCATGCCCACCCTCATTTCCGGCAACACCAATGCACCGGCCATCATGATCGGCGAGAAAGCCGCCGACATGATTTTGACCGACCAATCCGGCAAGGCTGCTTGATATGCACACCTATCCTGAACTGGGCTTGTTCATCGACGGACAGTGGCATCTCGCGCAAGGTCGCAATACCGAACCGGTCATGGACCCTGCCACCGGTCGAGTATTGGGAAATCTGCCCCATGCCAGCAAGGCTGACCTCGAGCACGCATTGCAAGCCGCGCAGCGGGCCTTCATCCAATGGCGCAAAGTGCCCGCCAGCGAACGTGCCAACATCCTGCGCCGCGCCGCTGCGCTGGTGCACCAACGCCGCGACACCATCGCCCGCACACTGACGCTGGAGCAGGGCAAGCTATTGACCGAAGCACGGGACGAGGTAGATGCCGCAGCCGACATCATCGAGTGGTCGGCCGAAGAAGCCCGCCGCATCTACGGCCGCGTGATCCCAGGCCGCAGGCAGGACATCACGCAGATGGTGGTGCACGAGCCCGCAGGACCGGTGGCCGCGTTCACCCCCTGGAACTTCCCGGCCAGCACGCCGTCACGCAAGATCAGTAGCGCCCTCGCGGCGGGTTGCACGGTCATCCTGAAAGCGTCGGAGGAAACACCCGCCACGGCTGTCGAATTGGTGCGCGCGTTTGCAGACGCAGGCGCACCCGCTGGCGTGATTGCTCTCGTGTTTGGCGTGCCGGAACAGGTGTCGCAGCGGCTCATTGCCAGCCCGATCATTCGCAAGATTTCGTTCACCGGCTCGATCCCGGTAGGCAAAGCTCTGACGCGATTGGCTGCGGATGGCCTCAAGCGCGTGACGATGGAACTGGGTGGCCACGGTGCCGCGCTGGTGTTCGCCGATGCCGATGTGCTGCATGCCGCGCGTACCTTGGCCGCCGGACGTTTTCGCAACGCCGGCCAAGTCTGCATCGCGCCCAGCCGTTTCTTCGTGCATGAACGGGTACTTGATCTCTTTACTGCCGAGTTCGTTCGCGCAGCGCAAGCCACGCAAGTCGGCGACGGGCTGGACGCCACGGCCACGATGGGCCCGCTGGCCAGCGAGCGCCGCGTGCAAGCCATGCAGGCAATCGTCGCCGATGCGCTGGCGCGCGGCGCCACCTTGGCCTGCGGCGGTCGGCGCATCGAACGGCCTGGCTGCTTCTTTGAACCCACTGTGGTGTTGAACCCTGCGCCCGACTGTCGCCTGATGCAGGAGGAACCGTTCGGCCCCATCGCCCCGATCGTGCCTTTCAGCGATCTGGACGAGGTGCTGGCGCACGCCAATGCGTTGCCCTATGGCCTGTCAGCCTATGTGTTCAGCCAGAACATCGGCACCGCCATGGCCGCTGCGCGCGGCTTGGAGGCGGGCATGGTCGCCATCAACAGCCTGTCGCTGGCGCTGACCGAAACGCCGTTCGGTGGCGTGAAGGCAAGCGGCCTGGGCCACGAGGGCGGGACCGAGGGCGTCCAAGCCTACACGGTCAAGAAATTCATCAGTCTGGCCTGACGACAAGGAGGCACGAAATGGCTTCTCTCGAACTGCGGGACATCCGCAAAACCTACGACAAGATCGAAGTCATCAAGGGCGTGTCGCTGTTCATCCGCGACGGCGAGTTCGTCGCTTTCGTCGGGCCATCGGGCTGCGGCAAATCCACGCTGCTGCGCATGATGGCGGGCCTTGAAGATATCAGCGCGGGTCAGCTACGCATAGGGGCGCGCCTGATCAACGATGTGCCGTCCAAGGACCGGGACATCGCCATGGTGTTCCAGAACTATGCGCTGTATCCGCACATGACCGTGGCGGGCAATATGTCGTTTGCGCTCGAATTGCGCGGCGAGACGAAGGCCGAAATTGCCAGACGGATCGAGAAGGCGGCGGCCATATTGGGACTGTCGCAATTGCTGGAGCGCTTGCCGCGCCAACTCTCTGGCGGGCAGCGCCAGCGCGTAGCCATGGGCCGTGCCATCGTGCGTGATCCGCAGGTCTTTTTGTTCGACGAGCCGTTATCTAACCTGGACGCCAAGCTGCGTGTGCAAATGCGCACCGAGATACGCCAATTGCACGACCAGCTCAAGGTCACCATGGTCTACGTCACGCACGACCAGACGGAGGCCATGACGATGGCCGACCGAATCGTCATCCTGCGCGACGGTGTGATCGAGCAAGTCGGGGCACCGCTGGAACTGTACGACCACCCGACGAGCCAATTCGTGGCGGGCTTCATTGGCTCGCCGTCCATGAACTTCTTGAGCGGCAACGTGGCCGGAGACGGCTTCGTCTCCAGTGGAGGATTGCGCCTGCCGCTACCGGCCCATGGTGCGGGCTGCGAAGGCCAAAGCGTCGTTTACGGGATTCGCCCCGAAAACCTGCACCTTGGCGCTGACGGCCTGCCGTTCGAGGTCGTGACCGTAGAGCCCATGGGATCGGAGACTCAAATCGTCGCGCGCCATCAGAAAGAGGAGGTGGTGTTCACTCTGCGAGAGCGCAATCTGCCACGGCGCGGCGAGACCGTGCTGTTGCGGGCCGATACGCAACATGTCCATCTGTTCCATGCCGACACTGGCGCGGTGGTGCAGGCATGAACCGATCTCCCTCCTTGGCCGCCATCAGCGAACCGCCGCGACAGACGCCCGTGCGCCACCTGGTGGACGTGCTGGTGGTCGGTGGCGGCAGCGCCGGCCTGATGGCCGCCGTGGCCGCAGCGCGCCAGGGCGCGCGCGTATTGTTGGTCGAGCGTAACGGCTATCTGGGCGGCACGCTGTCCATGGTCACCCTGGGCAGCTTCTGCGGCCTGTATACCGTAACCGAAACCGAAGTGATCCCGGTGGTTGGCGGCATGGCGGCTGAGTTCACAGAGCGCTTGGCGCATTGGGGCGGGCCGCGCGAGCCGTTGCGCTGGCTGCAAACCGCCTCGCTCCCATACGACCCGACGCTGGTCAAACTGGCCGCCGATGAGCTCGTGCTGCA from the Verminephrobacter eiseniae EF01-2 genome contains:
- a CDS encoding GMC family oxidoreductase, whose amino-acid sequence is MRSVETDYVVIGAGSAGCVLANRLSADPVNHVVVLEAGGVDRNIWIHIPIGYGKTFFDKEINWMFKTEPEPALGGRAIDQPRGRVLGGSSSINGLLYVRGQAQDYDGWAALGNFGWGFPDVLPFFKRAEDQQRGADAWHGVGGPLSVSDLPEPHPIADAFIASAEANGVPRNPDFNGSRQEGVGYFQATARRGLRRSTARAYLHPVMTRSNLQVQTGAQVGRILLEGAGDALRAVGVAYVKDGREQRVMARREVILSGGAIQSPQILQLSGVGPAALLRQHRIAVVRDLPGVGANLQDHMQGRLIYQTHAPITLNDDMMGIAGRIRIGLRYMLQRKGPLGWWAGVAGGFARTRPDLDRPDIQFHLYPFSTDRKDKPALHRFSAFTLTVCQLRPYSRGSVHIQSANPLQAPAIRMNYLSDPRDIEVLTSGLVLARQIASTAPLAGLIKTERSPGIEVTSRAGLHKFLREKGMSVYHPVGTCRMGASADCVVDERLRVHGISGLRVSDASIMPTLISGNTNAPAIMIGEKAADMILTDQSGKAA
- a CDS encoding ABC transporter ATP-binding protein produces the protein MASLELRDIRKTYDKIEVIKGVSLFIRDGEFVAFVGPSGCGKSTLLRMMAGLEDISAGQLRIGARLINDVPSKDRDIAMVFQNYALYPHMTVAGNMSFALELRGETKAEIARRIEKAAAILGLSQLLERLPRQLSGGQRQRVAMGRAIVRDPQVFLFDEPLSNLDAKLRVQMRTEIRQLHDQLKVTMVYVTHDQTEAMTMADRIVILRDGVIEQVGAPLELYDHPTSQFVAGFIGSPSMNFLSGNVAGDGFVSSGGLRLPLPAHGAGCEGQSVVYGIRPENLHLGADGLPFEVVTVEPMGSETQIVARHQKEEVVFTLRERNLPRRGETVLLRADTQHVHLFHADTGAVVQA
- a CDS encoding NAD-dependent succinate-semialdehyde dehydrogenase is translated as MHTYPELGLFIDGQWHLAQGRNTEPVMDPATGRVLGNLPHASKADLEHALQAAQRAFIQWRKVPASERANILRRAAALVHQRRDTIARTLTLEQGKLLTEARDEVDAAADIIEWSAEEARRIYGRVIPGRRQDITQMVVHEPAGPVAAFTPWNFPASTPSRKISSALAAGCTVILKASEETPATAVELVRAFADAGAPAGVIALVFGVPEQVSQRLIASPIIRKISFTGSIPVGKALTRLAADGLKRVTMELGGHGAALVFADADVLHAARTLAAGRFRNAGQVCIAPSRFFVHERVLDLFTAEFVRAAQATQVGDGLDATATMGPLASERRVQAMQAIVADALARGATLACGGRRIERPGCFFEPTVVLNPAPDCRLMQEEPFGPIAPIVPFSDLDEVLAHANALPYGLSAYVFSQNIGTAMAAARGLEAGMVAINSLSLALTETPFGGVKASGLGHEGGTEGVQAYTVKKFISLA
- a CDS encoding ABC transporter substrate-binding protein, translating into MNITRARFLKSTIGASLALSQPLRALAAPTQLKGTVTYLTYESLPTTKKVIGDLFAEIEAANPGLKIKPLFTSPEAVRKQVSSMLQSRTAPDIVNLDIEDALLYSRGGLLAPINPLTAVLPDAWRVRPDGKNDFFVPNGIKFTYSWYRADLFEKAGLQPPKTWDEYERAAAKLTGSGQYGCIINSNTSGDNPVSALYSYAMSNGVTFFDDEGNLLFDQGENRKRLVETLAFLQRMSKYSPSTTNFAWADVMNSYASGRIAMADYIGARFFAVVSQNNAEIAKVTKPFVQPYGMAAANRLSAEGYMVFKDSQNVESAKAIIHYLREGQRYYEFLWSIPMHVLPVAKKDFEGPYQANEYVKSKPEISRVISEAWDGSRNPVFDLTGKKPAWQRAKVYTSTIYNKMLANVIQGGIAPDAAVTDAAQAARALLKFA
- a CDS encoding carbohydrate ABC transporter permease; protein product: MAKKITLARAAPTTLLVLWLIPTLFPFYWMLKSALGHAQDVYKPSLGIQNASLDNFVSLLSSTHFLANATNSLKVALAAACVVMACSALGGYALARMRFKHKTLLAQVVLFSYMFPEILLGIPFFAMFQKIGLLNSLSGLALAHVTLSLPFGLWLMWQFYQSLPMSYEEAAQIDGASKFQTFYRIMLPLSIPALAAVFIFGFAASWNDYVLGLMLIRDDQMFTLPIAMSLFVQQMDLNWALIQAANVLLALPGLLLVLFGQKYLVRGLQTSGLAN
- a CDS encoding carbohydrate ABC transporter permease, giving the protein MRSRRARSEGNSRLDFISVSFTLVVLVFIVVMIIPVAWAILLGFTHSGPFQAGTTYAGLDNYRAVLADPAFWRALGIGASYAMLTTALEMVLGVGIAILLFKSGQPIFTSLALLPYMIPTVTTALVWHWMTNNLYGIVNHLLLQSGLADMPVDFAGHGAWAFGLVTVASVWQFTPFVILVTLSNLGTIERSVHEAAYIDGANWWQQVARITLPIIRTSILLILLLRGIWMFNRFDVIWLLTAGGPLGATSTLPIYAYERAFGDNSYGPAGATSTIIFGILLVLGIVYMRLFQPDKEVARG